In Haliotis asinina isolate JCU_RB_2024 chromosome 15, JCU_Hal_asi_v2, whole genome shotgun sequence, one DNA window encodes the following:
- the LOC137265712 gene encoding mannosyl-oligosaccharide glucosidase-like yields the protein MSKEVRRRNRPRDGPGPSKANGRPSKLSPKSPGGFFTKLAISVVAAGAVLVISYVRYQNSLKLAVKTPLHSPKILAENSSSSGETPDRFWGTYRSHMYFGMKTRSKSSPVVGLMWLNQFTGQMPPPLRHWCDQGDQLQSYGWTLHDGVNFGVQDIHESTYMLRTQFVKRPGGQHGGDWSARVKAVPYNPNKPPTVSLMFYMALDGQGQLDPQVNKKRLTSIKGFSEELGHFELKFPKNTATGAKHGHLISQSPQLDKLKDVLMSSMSVDAWDKKRTLPYFVLNGRAIPSEQPTNFVVHQVTATLPFEMEVVFESGSVTNRHDTLAGSVFENALQNHVSTFNERFLKTFPLKEKGYSDKEINFAKAALSNMVGSIGYFYGSSLVQSIYNEEPVEYWQTPLYTGVPSRPFFPRGFLWDEGFHNLLISKWDPSISKDIIAHWLDTMNIEGWIPREQILGVEARAKVPAEFVVQKNKNANPPTFFLPLQRLIKDMIVSNTLKDRAFLGALYPRLKAWYSWYNSTQVGNVPSSYRWRGRDASAVKQLNPLTLTSGLDDYPRSSHPTDDERHVDLRCWLALASGVMADIARSLNQDWEEYDRTHKLLTNNDLLDELHWSEQGQQYSDYGLHTERVKLERPKPQVNLQPGQRPPPMNQDKIRVTMQEPKNQFVNMFGYVSLFPFLLKIVEPDSPKLYKILNDLKNPSLLWTDYGLRSLSQSAKLYNRYNTEHDPPYWRGAIWINMNYLALGALDFYSKTKGPYQNLASGIYKDLRKNIVDNIIANYEKTGYIWENYSDKTGQGRGSHPFTGWSALVVLIMGERY from the exons ATGTCTAAGGAAGTCAGACGTCGGAACCGACCGCGTGACGGCCCAGGGCCGTCCAAAGCTAACGGCAGGCCGTCAAAACTGTCTCCCAAAAGCCCAGGGGGCTTCTTCACAAAATTGGCAATATCAGTTGTGGCAGCCGGCGCGGTGCTTGTTATTTCGTATGTACGGTATCAAAACTCACTCAAGTTAGCCGTGAAGACGCCACTTCATTCACCGAAAATACTGGCCGAAAACAGTTCCAGTTCAGGTGAAACACCCGACAGGTTTTGGGGGACTTACAGATCACACATGTATTTCGGCATGAAGACAAGGAGCAAATCATCACCAGTTGTTG GTCTGATGTGGCTGAATCAGTTCACAGGGCAGATGCCACCACCTTTACGTCATTGGTGCGACCAGGGTGACCAGCTACAGAGCTATGGCTGGACGCTGCATGATGGCGTCAACTTTGGTGTTCAGGATATTCATGAGTCCACGTACATGCTGCGAACCCAGTTTGTGAAGCGACCTGGGGGTCAGCATGGCGGGGACTGGTCAGCCAGGGTCAAAGCAGTTCCATAT AACCCAAACAAACCTCCAACAGTGTCTCTGATGTTCTACATGGCCCTTGATGGTCAAGGTCAGCTGGACCCACAAGTGAACAAGAAGCGCCTCACATCAATCAAGGGATTCTCAGAGGAGCTCGGTCACTTTGAGTTGAAATTCCCCAAGAACACAGCAACAGGTGCCAAGCATGGTCATCTGATCAGCCAGTCTCCTCAACTGGACAAGCTGAAAGATGTCCTCATGTCTTCCATGTCAGTGGATGCTTGGGACAAGAAGAGGACTCTGCCATATTTTGTCCTAAATGGTCGTGCCATTCCAAGTGAGCAGCCCACAAACTTTGTTGTACACCAGGTGACTGCGACTCTACCTTTTGAGATGGAGGTTGTGTTTGAGTCTGGCAGCGTCACAAACAGACATGACACATTAGCTGGAAGTGTGTTTGAAAATGCCTTGCAAAACCATGTGAGTACCTTCAATgaacgtttcttgaaaacttttCCACTCAAAGAGAAGGGATACTCTGACAAGGAAATAAATTTTGCGAAAGCAGCTCTCAGTAATATGGTTGGCAGCATTGGATATTTCTATGGATCGTCTCTTGTCCAATCCATTTACAATGAAGAACCTGTTGAGTATTGGCAGACTCCTCTGTACACTGGTGTCCCTTCACGACCATTCTTTCCACGAGGGTTTCTGTGGGATGAAGGCTTTCATAACCTCCTCATCAGCAAATGGGATCCCTCCATCTCCAAAGACATCATTGCTCACTGGCTGGACACCATGAATATTGAGGGCTGGATTCCTCGGGAGCAGATTCTTGGAGTCGAGGCTCGAGCAAAGGTTCCAGCAGAATTTGTCGtccagaaaaacaaaaatgcgaATCCACCAACATTTTTCCTTCCTCTACAGCGGCTTATCAAGGACATGATTGTGAGCAACACACTTAAAGACAGAGCATTCCTTGGCGCCCTCTATCCACGATTAAAGGCCTGGTATTCTTGGTACAACTCAACTCAAGTCGGAAATGTTCCTTCATCTTACCGCTGGCGAGGGAGAGATGCTTCTGCTGTCAAGCAGCTCAATCCTCTAACCTTGACCTCTGGTCTAGATGACTACCCACGATCCTCTCACCCAACAGATGATGAGCGGCATGTTGATCTACGATGTTGGCTTGCTCTAGCTTCAGGTGTTATGGCCGATATTGCACGCTCACTGAATCAAGATTGGGAAGAGTATGACCGCACGCACAAACTGTTGACCAACAATGACCTCCTGGATGAACTGCATTGGTCAGAACAAGGTCAGCAGTACAGTGACTACGGCCTTCACACTGAACGGGTCAAGCTGGAACGACCAAAACCTCAGGTAAACCTTCAACCTGGACAACGACCTCCACCAATGAACCAGGACAAGATACGAGTCACTATGCAAGAACCAAAGAACCAGTTTGTCAACATGTTTGGATATGTTAGTCTGTTtccatttcttttaaaaatcgtGGAACCTGATTCACCCAAACTGTACAAAATTCTCAACGATCTAAAAAATCCATCTCTGCTGTGGACGGACTACGGTTTACGGTCACTGTCCCAGAGTGCAAAACTGTACAACCGATACAATACTGAACATGATCCTCCATACTGGAGAGGTGCCATCTGGATCAACATGAACTATTTAGCTCTTGGCGCCTTAGACTTTTATTCGAAAACCAAAGGACCTTATCAAAATTTGGCTTCGGGTATATACAAAGATTTGAGGAAAAATATTGTAGATAACATCATAGCTAATTATGAAAAAACAGGATATATATGGGAAAATTATAGTGATAAAACCGGGCAAGGTCGCGGAAGTCATCCTTTCACCGGGTGGTCAGCACTAGTTGTATTGATAATGGGGGAGAGATATTAA